The sequence TGGGAAGCCCGAGTTCCTTCGCCGCGGTGTTCCAGGAGAACCGGTTGACGTTGTGCGGCAGCACCAGGGAGACGTCGTCGAGGCACCGGCCCGCGTCGTCGAGGGCGTCGCGGATCACCGCCGCCAGCGTCGGCACGTAGATCCGGTGGTAGCGGTGGCGCAGCTCGCCCGACATGTTGCGGGACCGGTGGTACCCGCCCAGGGTGCGCCGGGCCAGCCCCAGCAAGGCGTCGCCGGGGCCGCCCAGCCCCACCAGGGCGGCGGCCGAGGCGTCGCCGAGCAGGGTGGTCCCGGGCAGGTGTCGGGTCACCCGGGACAGCACCTTCTCGCCGACCAGGACGAGCGCCGTGGCGTCCGCCGGCTCCGCCCGCAGCAGGCACTCCACGACCCGCAGGGCGAACAGGCCGGTCACGCAGTCCAGATGGGACATCGCGAAGGCGCGCGCCCGATCCAGGCCCAGCTGCTGGCGCAGCAGATCGACCGGGCGCAGCCCCGCCGGCGCGACGTGCGCCGTGGTGTGCCCGTGGACGAGGTAGCGGACCCGGGACCGGTCGACTCCGGCCAGTGCCCGCTCACCGCTGGCGAGCAGCATGTCCAGCGTGGTCAGCGCACCGGCGGATGCCACCCGGTCGAGTCCCAGGAACCGGGTGAAGAGGACGACCTCGCCGTCGGGAAGCCCGATGCGGTCGCCCAGGTCGGCGACCGCGATGGACTCGCCGGGCACGAACGGCACCACGGCACGCAGGTGCAGCCCGGCGGCCGGGACGCCGGGCGGGAGGGCCGGCCCGCGCGGCGGTGCGACCGTGCGGCGCGTCGTCGCGGCGTCGTCAGTAGGTGCCACGACACCACTCCAGCACCGCCATGGCGCTGTACATCTTGTTCTCGGCCTGGTCGAAGGCGATGGCGGTCGGTCCGTCGAGCACCTCGGCGCTGACCTCCTCGCCCCGGTGGGCGGGCAGGTCGTGCATGAACACGGCCCTCGGGGCGAGCGCCATCACCTCCGCCGTCACCTGGAACGGTGCGAACACCTCGCGCCAGTCGGCGTCGGGCTTGCTGGTCCCGGTGGTCTGCCAGCGGGTGGTGTAGACGACGTCGACGTCTTTCGGCAGCTCGGCCAGGTCGTGGCGCTCGCGCACGACGGCACCCCGGGCCGCCGTGGCCGCCGCGCGCCGGTGGACCTCGGGCGCGAGGCCGTACCCCGGCGGGGTACGCAGCTCCAGGTGGACCCCCGGGTAGCGGCTGAGCCCTCGGGTGAGTGCCGACGCGGTGTTGTTGCCCTCGCCGACGTACAGCACGCGCAGGCCGTCGACGGAGCCGAACCGCAGCGTGAGGGTGGTCAGGTCGGCCAGGGCCTGGGTGGGGTGCTCGTCGGCGCTCATGGCGTTGACGACCGCCATCCGGTGCTGCCGGGCCCAGACCCGCATCTCGGTCGGGTCGTCGGCGGTGCGCGCCACCAGCACGTCCAGCATCCCGGACAGCACCCGCCCGGTGTCGTCGCTGCTCTCGCCGGTGTTGAGTTGGAGGTCACCCGGCCCGTACGCGATGACCCCGGCGCCGAGCCGGAGCGCGCCGGAGGTGAACGCGGTGCGGGTGCGCGTCGAGGTCCGGCGGAAGTAGATCCCCACGACCGTTCCGGCGAGCGTGGCGCCGGGGGTGCCCGCAGGTCGGCTGCTCGCGGTGCTGGCCGGCCCGCCGGCCCGCCGCGCGTGCGCGGCGCCGCGCTCGACGATGTCCCGCAGCGTCCCGTCGTCCAGGTCGTCCAGGGAGATCAGGTGCCGGGTGCTACCGTCGTTCGCCATCCGGCATCCCACCTTTCGGGTTGGCGTGCCACGGGATCCCTACCATCGCTCGACCTCCGCGAAGAATTCCGGCACCGCCGTGACGCGGCCGGAGCCGCGACCGGCGGTGAAGATCTCCAGGCCCACGGCGAGATCGAGGACGCCGAGCCCGAACGGCGAGAAGACGTGGGGTTTGTCCCGGCCCAGCGCCACCTCGTCGAGCAGGAGTTGGGCCAGGGTCGCGTCGATGAAGTCGCGGTGGCCGAACTTCTGCTCTGCCAGGTGGGCCGAGGTGCCGGCGGTGAGGCAGTGGTCCACGTCGTCGACGATGTTGTGCGCGGCGGCGATGACGTCCGGTCCGAGGTCGCGCAGGGAGATGTTCAGGACGGTCTGCCCCGCGACGAAGGTCCCCGGGTCGAGGAGGTACGGCTCGGTGGCGGTCGTGGCCAACAGGACGATGTCGGCGCCGGTCACGGCATCGGTCAGGTCGTCGGCCACCGATGCCGGGTAGCCCAGGGACTCGGTGTGGTCGGCGTACCGCCGGGCGTAGCCCGCGACGGTGTCGTGGACCGTGACCCGCCCGATCGACCAGCGCAGCGATGCCAGGAACTCCAGGATGTTGCGGGCGATGATTCCCGCGCCGATCACCGCGACCCGGGCCGCCGTGCGGGAGCCGTGGATCCGCTCCGCGGCCAGGGCGGCCGAGGCCGCCGTCCGGGCGGCACTGATCTGCGCCGCCTCGAGACAGGCGAAGGGATATCCGGTCGCGAAGTCGTTGAGCACCAGCACGGCCGAGGCGCGCGGGATGTTGCGGGTGATGTTGTCGGGGAAGCTGGCGATCCACTTGATGCCCGCCACGCCCGGATCGCCGCGCAGAAACGCCGGCAGGGCGATGATCCGCGCGTTCGGCTTCTCCGGGAAGCGCAGGAAGTAGCTGTTCGGGTTCACCGTCTCGCCGCGATGATGCGCCAGGTAGGTCTCGCGTACCCGGTCGACGAGTTCCGGCCGCGACTGTTCCACGACGGCCCGGATGTCCTTGCCGCCCATCAGGTGGAAGGGGAACACGGCGGCTCAGCTCCTCAGCGGTGACAACCGCGGCTGGTCGTCGGTGGCCGGTACCAGGCAGGCCGCGCCGAACCGCTCGGTCACCCAGTCGTCGTCGTAGATCGTCCGCACGTATCGGTCGCCGAGGTCGGGGGAGATGCCCACGACGCGCGAGCCGGCCGGTAGGTCGGGCGCGCGTTGCAGGATCGCCGAGACGACCGAGCCGGTCGAGCCGCCGGCGAACAGCCCGTGCCGGCGCGCGAGCCAGCGGCAGGCCCGGACGGTGTCCGCCTCGGCCACCAGGACCACCTCGTCCACGACCTCCGGCCGGAAGATCTCCGGCCGGCGGCTGGCGCCGATCCCGGGAATGTACCGACGCGCCGCTGGAGACCCGAAGTTGACGGACCCGACCGCGTCCACGGCCACGATCCGGGTGCCCGGCGAGGCGGTGCGGAAGTGGCTGACGCACCCCATCAGCGTGCCGGAGGTGCCGGTGCCGACGAACAGGAAGTCGATGTCGGAGAGTTCGGCCGTGATCGCGGCGGCCGTGCACCGGTCGTGCACGAACCAGTTCGCCGGGTTCGCGTACTGGTTCAGCCACACCAGGTCCGGGTCCTCGGTGAGAAGCTGCTCGATGTAGGAGATGCGGCTGCCGAGGTAGCCGCCGCTGGCGTCCAGCCAGTCCACCCCGACGACGTCGGCTCCCAGCGCGCGCATCACCGCCACGCACTGCGGGGACGTGTTCGGGTCGGTGACGCAGAGGAAGTGGTAGCCCTTCTCGGCCGACACCATCGCGAGCGCCACGCCCAGACTGCCGGAGGACGATTCGACCAGCCGGCCGTCGGGCCGCAGAATTCCCCGTTGCTCGGCGTCGGTCACCATGTTCAGGGCCGTCTTCAGCTTTATCGACCCAGCCGGATTGAGGCCCTCTATCTTGAGATAGAGGTCGAGGTGCTCCGCCACGCCGGTGAGGTGCAGGAAGACATCGTCCAGGATTATCTCGTACGTGTGCTCAAATATCACCGATGTCAACCCCGATCAATGTCGATTCAAGGCCGCACGACACATGGACGATCTCCGCCGGCGGTCCCGTCCGGCGATCTTCGTTTTCCGATCGACGAACGCCAGAATAGGCGGGGCCGACCTGCCGCAACAGGCAAGAAGGCGGCAGCTTCGCCGGTCGACGCGGCGGCGGACCGGTAGCTGCGGGGCAGTGGAATTGCCGCCCGGATGCCTGGTGCGCGACGCCCGGGCGTGTCCTACTGGGTGCGGATCCGTAGCCGACGTGGGGGTGTGAGACCGGCATGCGTCCTTCATCGGCGGGCAGTGCCGTCGCCGCGACGGACGGCCGCGACCTGAGCGTCGGGCAGGAAGCGCTGTGGTTTCTCTACCAACTGGCGCCGGAGAGCAGCGCCTACAACGTGTCCGGGGCGCTGAATCTGCACTTCCCGGTCGACGTCGCGACGCTCGGATCGGCGGTCGCCCGCACGACGGCCGGCAACAGCGTACTCAACGCGGTCTTCCGGGCCGTTGCCGGCGAGGTCCGGCGCTTTCCGGGCGGTGCCGGGGCGGTGCGGCCGGCGCTGGAGGTGCACGAGCTGGCCACCGACGACCACGCGGTGCGGGATTTCGCGCGGGACTGGGCGCAGCGGCCGTTCCAGCTCGACCGGCAACCACCGGTCCGGGTCGCGCTGCTGCGCCGCGGTGCCGCCGGCCCCGACCTGCTGCTGATGGCCGGGCACCACATCGCGCTGGACAACGCCTCCCAACTGCTGGTCATCCGCGAGATCCTCGACCAGTACGCGGCTCTCACCGCGGGAGCCGAACGCCCCGTGGTGGACACCGGCGCGGATTTCGACCGGTTCGTGCGGCGGGAGCGGGGGTTCCTCGGCTCGACCCGCGCGGCGTCGGCCCGCGCGTACTGGCGCCGCGAGCTGACCGGCGTGGGGAGGCCACCGGCCTGCCGGCCGACCTGCCGAGACCCGCGGTGTACCGCTTCGTCGGCGCCGAGGTCGGTGTCGCGCTGCCGGCGGACCTGCTGGCGCGGGTCGAGGCGGCCTGTGCGGCGGAGAACGTCACCCCCTTCGCCTATCTGCTGTCGGTGTTCCAACTGCTGCTGCACACGGCGAGTGGCGACACCGACTTCATCGTCGGTTACAACGTGTCGGTCCGGCCCGGCCGGACGTTCCGGGACGCCGTGGGCTACTTCGTCAACACCCTGCTGCTGCGGGCCCGGGTCGAGCCGGACGGCTCCTTCCCCGCGCTGCTGCGCCGCACCAGCGAACGACTGTGGCCGGGACTGATCCATCGCGACTACCCGTTCGCCCTGATGCCCCGGCTCGTCGACGCCCGACGCGACCCCAGCCGGGCCGGGCTGATCTCGACGTTGTTCGTGATGGGCGCCGACGATCCCGCAGACCCCTTCTTCGGCATCGTCGTGCCGGGCCACCGCGTCGAACGGGCCGGCCTCACCGTGTCGCAGTTCGACGTGCCGCAGCAACTCGGTCAGTTCGACCTGACGCTGCAGGTGCTCCGGCACGCTCCGGCCGGGCGCGCCGAGCTGAAACTCAAGTACAACACCTCGCTGTTCACCGCCGACACGGCCGGCCGCCTGGCCGACGGCTACCTCGGGCTGCTCCGCGCCGCCGCAGACGGGACGCTCCCGCCGAGGCTGGCCGAGATCGACCGCTGACGCCACCCGCGGCGCACCCCCGCCGGGTTGGTCCCGGCCGCCGGGGATGCCCCACCGTCCACCGCCGTGCGCAACCGTCCGGACCGGACGGTCGCACACCCGCCGTCCGGTCCGGGTCAGCGTCGGCTCACCGGTAGGCGCGCGACTGGAGCCCGTACAGCTCGGCGTACAGGCCGCGCGCGGCGATGAGCTCCTGGTGGCTGCCCTGCTCGCGGATCCGTCCCCCGTCCAGGACCACGATCAGGTCCGCCATCCGCACGGTGGAGAACCGGTGCGACACGAGCACGGTGACCGCACCCGAGGCCCGACCGGCGCGCGCGGTCTCGGCGAATCGCTCGAACAGGGCGTGCTCGGTGTGTGCGTCGAGCGCCGCGGTGGGTTCGTCGAAGACGACCAGCAGGGGAG is a genomic window of Micromonospora tarapacensis containing:
- a CDS encoding 3-oxoacyl-ACP synthase III family protein, giving the protein MAPTDDAATTRRTVAPPRGPALPPGVPAAGLHLRAVVPFVPGESIAVADLGDRIGLPDGEVVLFTRFLGLDRVASAGALTTLDMLLASGERALAGVDRSRVRYLVHGHTTAHVAPAGLRPVDLLRQQLGLDRARAFAMSHLDCVTGLFALRVVECLLRAEPADATALVLVGEKVLSRVTRHLPGTTLLGDASAAALVGLGGPGDALLGLARRTLGGYHRSRNMSGELRHRYHRIYVPTLAAVIRDALDDAGRCLDDVSLVLPHNVNRFSWNTAAKELGLPIDRIYLENVPKLAHCFCADPFLNLATARAEGAVRPGDTLLLVSAGQSGTFCAVVVRAGEGG
- a CDS encoding ornithine carbamoyltransferase; its protein translation is MANDGSTRHLISLDDLDDGTLRDIVERGAAHARRAGGPASTASSRPAGTPGATLAGTVVGIYFRRTSTRTRTAFTSGALRLGAGVIAYGPGDLQLNTGESSDDTGRVLSGMLDVLVARTADDPTEMRVWARQHRMAVVNAMSADEHPTQALADLTTLTLRFGSVDGLRVLYVGEGNNTASALTRGLSRYPGVHLELRTPPGYGLAPEVHRRAAATAARGAVVRERHDLAELPKDVDVVYTTRWQTTGTSKPDADWREVFAPFQVTAEVMALAPRAVFMHDLPAHRGEEVSAEVLDGPTAIAFDQAENKMYSAMAVLEWCRGTY
- the sbnB gene encoding 2,3-diaminopropionate biosynthesis protein SbnB, yielding MFPFHLMGGKDIRAVVEQSRPELVDRVRETYLAHHRGETVNPNSYFLRFPEKPNARIIALPAFLRGDPGVAGIKWIASFPDNITRNIPRASAVLVLNDFATGYPFACLEAAQISAARTAASAALAAERIHGSRTAARVAVIGAGIIARNILEFLASLRWSIGRVTVHDTVAGYARRYADHTESLGYPASVADDLTDAVTGADIVLLATTATEPYLLDPGTFVAGQTVLNISLRDLGPDVIAAAHNIVDDVDHCLTAGTSAHLAEQKFGHRDFIDATLAQLLLDEVALGRDKPHVFSPFGLGVLDLAVGLEIFTAGRGSGRVTAVPEFFAEVERW
- the sbnA gene encoding 2,3-diaminopropionate biosynthesis protein SbnA, producing the protein MIFEHTYEIILDDVFLHLTGVAEHLDLYLKIEGLNPAGSIKLKTALNMVTDAEQRGILRPDGRLVESSSGSLGVALAMVSAEKGYHFLCVTDPNTSPQCVAVMRALGADVVGVDWLDASGGYLGSRISYIEQLLTEDPDLVWLNQYANPANWFVHDRCTAAAITAELSDIDFLFVGTGTSGTLMGCVSHFRTASPGTRIVAVDAVGSVNFGSPAARRYIPGIGASRRPEIFRPEVVDEVVLVAEADTVRACRWLARRHGLFAGGSTGSVVSAILQRAPDLPAGSRVVGISPDLGDRYVRTIYDDDWVTERFGAACLVPATDDQPRLSPLRS
- a CDS encoding condensation domain-containing protein encodes the protein MPADLPRPAVYRFVGAEVGVALPADLLARVEAACAAENVTPFAYLLSVFQLLLHTASGDTDFIVGYNVSVRPGRTFRDAVGYFVNTLLLRARVEPDGSFPALLRRTSERLWPGLIHRDYPFALMPRLVDARRDPSRAGLISTLFVMGADDPADPFFGIVVPGHRVERAGLTVSQFDVPQQLGQFDLTLQVLRHAPAGRAELKLKYNTSLFTADTAGRLADGYLGLLRAAADGTLPPRLAEIDR